The sequence below is a genomic window from Dyadobacter chenwenxiniae.
AATACCGTCGATGAAATACTGAACGTAGATATTTCCAACACCTCCGGATTTAGCCAGACTAAAGTTAATGTGGGTAAGCTGCGCAATCAGGGAGTTGAATTCCTGTTGACGATCGTGCCCGTAAAAACTGACGTTATAACCTGGGAAACAAGCTTTAACGGAAGTTACAACATTAGCAAGGTTATTGAACTTGCCCCGGGGCCTCCGCGCCAGCTTCGTTTCGACGTGGGTTCCGGCGAATTCTTCGGAATTGTATCTCACGAAGTGGACAAACCACTGGCTTCTCTACGTGGGTTTGATTATAAAAGAGATACCCAGGGCCGCATTATCACCTCCGGGGGCCTTCCACAACAAGGCAATCTGATCACGTACGGCAGCGCTATTCCGAAATGGGTAGGTGCCTGGGTTAACTCGTTCAATGTAAAAGGTGTCCGCATTGGCACGCAGATAGATTTCAAAGCAGGAAACAAGATCCTTTCAAACTCTAACCTGAATTTCTTGCGCGAAGGACTTTCCAAACCGTCCCTGATTGGCAGAGAGGGTGGCGTTCTGTTAGAGAGTGTTACCAATGAAGGTGCGCCTAATACAACACGTGTGGAAGCTGAACAATTTTATACCGCTTACAGGAGCACAGGCATCGCCACACCATTTGTTTATAACGGCGCATTTGTGCGTTGGAGAAGCATTACATTGGGATACGATCTTTCACGCTTCCTGAGAGACAAGACATTTATCAAAGGACTGACAATCTCTGCGATGTGTAACAATGTGCTGATGATCAAAAAAAACATTGATAATCTCGACCCTGAAGCACAAGTATCTGCATCAGACAATTTGCAGGGAATCGAAACCCACACACTCCCAACCACGCGGAGCTACGGTGTGAACTTGAATATTAAATTATAAAAAAGGGTAGAAAGAAGGAAAGGGAAGAATGCGATCATTCAGCGCAACGGCGCCCGCTCATTCAGCGCAACGGCGCCCGCTCATTCAGCGCAACGGCGCCCGCTCATTCAATCATTCAATCATTCAATCATTCAGTCATTCAAAACAAGTTTCCATGAAGCGAATATTCATATATATCACAAGCATCGCCATCCTCGCAGGCGCAAGTTCATGCGATAAAGGCTTCGAAGATGTGAACAAAAATCCTGTTCTGGCTACAAGCATTGATCCGGTTTATCTTTTTTCCAATGCGGAATTCGGGTCCGCTATTGCTACGCAGTATTATCAAATGCAGATTGTTCAGCAAATCAACTCGCCTTATACAGGCGTAATGGAAGGCGGCAATCACAATACGGTGTATGACCCGAATTCTAATGCAAATTTCAATTCACTGTATGTTCAAAACGGACCGGTGAACCTGCTGACTACGGTAATTGCCCAAACCAAAGACAATCCTGCACGCTCCAACCTGTACAACATGTCACGGATCTGGAAAGCCTATGTATTTATGGTTTTGGTAGATACCTATGGCGATGTACCCTATTTCGATGCTGGAAAGGCGTTTTTGGAAGGTATTAATCTTCCAAAATATGACGATCAAAAACTGATTTACGAGGATATTCTCAAAGAACTCGAGGAAGGCACCAAGGCATTGGACGCATCTAAACCGATTGAAACCGGCGATCTGTTTTACAAAGGGAATATTGGACAATGGAAAAAATTAGGCAACTCACTCCTGCTTCGTGCAGCGATGCGTTATTCCAAAATTGACGTAGCCAAGGCAAAGCAGTATGTGGCAAAAGCGACAGACGCAGCGGCGGGAGGACTGCAAAGTTCCAATGCTGATAATGCGCTGATCTCCTTCAATAGCACATTTAACCAT
It includes:
- a CDS encoding SusD/RagB family nutrient-binding outer membrane lipoprotein yields the protein MKRIFIYITSIAILAGASSCDKGFEDVNKNPVLATSIDPVYLFSNAEFGSAIATQYYQMQIVQQINSPYTGVMEGGNHNTVYDPNSNANFNSLYVQNGPVNLLTTVIAQTKDNPARSNLYNMSRIWKAYVFMVLVDTYGDVPYFDAGKAFLEGINLPKYDDQKLIYEDILKELEEGTKALDASKPIETGDLFYKGNIGQWKKLGNSLLLRAAMRYSKIDVAKAKQYVAKATDAAAGGLQSSNADNALISFNSTFNHPLAGYFQGTERGNVYMGKAFIDYLKTTKDPRLKVIAVMYEVPGNPLATAGAENTNPASQEGMPYGYNESTVANAPGFPGKIGSAFKYSQINRRTVGKIDAPEFFITYSQTSLLLAEAVQRGWATGNVRAIYEAGVKAHMAQIATYDVLATIPTASQDEYITANPLVPAKALEQINNQYWVSSFLNGSEAWANFRRSGFPTLPVNTYPGKDPSVKDFIRRLVYPVRERSVNEANYNAAVARMGPDELGDACFLG